The Mangrovivirga cuniculi genomic sequence TAGAGTAATGGAATTCTATTTGACAACCAAATAAGTTATTATTGAAACTGAATTTTTATTTTTGATATTTTTTTTAGGCATAAGACTTATTTTTTTGAATGTCGGATACTTTAGAGTTTTTACTTTTTGGCTTTCTAATACTGGTTTTTATTGCATTGCCGGTCATATTACTCTTTAGTATGGTTTTTAGCGTCATCAGGTCAACGCTTATTTATTTTTTCCCAACATTAGTTAATTTCTTCCTGATTGTTTATAAACTACCAGTACACAGGAAAAAAATCCTTGAGAAATATTTTAAGTACTACAATGACTTACCAGATGAAAAACTAAAAGAAGAATTCAGAAAAAGAGTTCAACGATTTATAGCACTAAAGCAATTCATTCCCAGAGGTGGTTTAACTGAAGTAAGTGAGGAAATGAAAGTATTAATAGCAGCTTCGGCCATTCAGATTACTTTTGGATATCCATCGGTTTACTTTAAACATTTCTCACGAATATTGATTTATCCCGACAATTATTATTCTACGATTACAGGTAAATACCATAAAGGTGAAGTCAATTTACGAGGATTAATCGTGCTATCCTGGAAAAACTTTGTTGAAGGATACATGGATCACACTGATGGCATTAACCTGGGAATTCATGAAATGTCTCATGCATTAAAATTTGAGAATAAGATTGTTAATAAAGAATACAATTACATTCCGGAATCGGCAATAAGAAGATTTAAATACATTGCATTACGCGAAATGGCATTATTAAAGAAGATCGACTCACACCTGTTCCGCGGCTATGCATCTACAAATTACCATGAGTTTTTTGCTGTTTCGATTGAAAACTTTTTTGAGAAGCCGTTAGAATTATTTGAGTTTGACAGAGATTTATACTTTGCAGTTGCACAACTTCTAAACCAGGATATTCTTAACAGTAAATACCGAATAAACTAAAACTAATCTATGATTTAACTATTTTTAGAACACGTTAAATTATAAGAAGAAAAACATCTTACGAATAAAATTTCTCTTTCAAAACATCAACCATTGCAATATAACTTTGATATATTGCGCGCTGGTTAATAAAGAGCTCAACCAAAATTTTTAAAAAGTAACTAATTTTTTATCCAAACAATAATAACTATGAATTTTTCAAAATTATTATCAGTATTTTTTCTTTCATTAATTATTTTTTCATCTTGTTCAGACGATGAAAATACTCCTAGCGTAGACACAACATTACTTCCTGGAGATTACACAGTATCAGGTTATACTGAAGAAACTTCAGTTTCAGCAATGGGTGTTTCGCAAAAGACCACTGAAACTTATGTTGATGGAACTATGACAGTTTCTTTTACTGCTGAGCCAAATGCAGTGACTCATAACGGTAGTTTTAACACAGAGATTATTATCCCTGGTTTTGATCCGCAAAGCAGTTCTGTTAGCTATATCTCGGAATTTGATGGAGATTATACAGTAAGTGGAAATAAAATCACTTTCGGAAGCGCGGACGCAGCAATGGAGTACCAGATCGTAGAGTTAACAGAGACAACTCTTAGAATCAAATACCAAATCAAAGAGACTCAAGAGATCCAAGGTTTCGAAACAACTACTGAAATCGTTAGAGAAATCACTCTTGCATCTAATGATAATCTTTAAGATTTGATTTAGTTCTATTGACTGGATTACCAGTCAATGAAAAATAAAATTAAAAAGGCTCAATTTGATTGAGCCTTTTTTTATATTTCAAAAATGATCACAATAAAATCATATCAATCTCCATTCGGTGAAATTATCCTGGGCTCCTACAAAGAACAATTATGCTTATGTGACTGGAAATACAGAAAAATGAGGACCTCTATTGATTCTCGAATTAAAAAATCATTAAAATCTGAATTTCAACCGGGTGATTCTCAAACTATAAATACCGCAACCCTTCAATTAGATGAGTATTTCCAAAATAAAAGAGTGTCTTTTGATCTCCCTTTAAAAATGATTGGTACCGATTTTCAAATTGATATTTGGAAAAAATTAATGGAGATTCCCTATGGAGAAACAATTTCTTATTTAGAGTTAGCTGAAAAAGCCAAAAATCCCAAAGCAATCCGTGCGATTGCATCTGCCAATGGAGCCAATTCAATTGCCCTGATTATTCCCTGTCACAGAATTATTGGCTCGGACGGTAGCATGGTTGGATATGCTGGTGGCTTAAAAGTAAAAAAAGAGCTTTTAAAGCTGGAGGGAGTCAATTTTGATCATCAGATGTCATTGTTTTAAAAACCAAAACATGTCACTATTATAATCTTTCTAATATTTAATAATACATTTCCCATAAAAAGAAGTTGATTTTTTTATATATTACAGCTCCCATATTTCGATAGTGTAAATATTTTTTTCAATCAATCTGTTAACCATTAACATCTTAAACCATTAAAGGGTAAAAGATAAAGAACCATGAAAAATTTAATCTTACTATCTAAAACAATGCTATTGATATTATTCGTAGCATGTTCAAACACGGAAACGATCGATCCAGTATCACGGGACCTAAATCCAGAAAAAGCATCTGCTGAATCCCAAAACCTGACTAACAGGGAAGAAGCTCCTGAAACTTATGAATGGTTTATTCATGAGCAATTCCTTAATAATGAACTTTACCGACTAAGGGAAAAGGAAGCTCAATTAATGGAAGAAATCGAAAATGGTAATGAAAATGCTATTCCCGAATTAGAAGCAACTCAAGAAGAGATAGCCTTAAATGAAAAATATCTGGATTATGTAGCATTAAAAATTGATCCGCTTCCACCACCACCAAAACCAAATCCATGTGAATACGGAAACTGCCCTATTGATGTACTTATAGAACATGTTTTTAGCGCTACTGAAGAACAAGGAGAAATAAGTTTTTCAATTGTAAATAATGATAATGAATCGATCGGTGAAGTTACTGATGTGTACGAATCCGAAGACCCATACAGAATAAATTATCTTTACGAAAGTAATTCAGAGGGGGAATTCACATTAAAAGTGACCAAGTTTTTTGAACCTGCAGGTGGTGAAATAACTTATGAGATTCCCGTTATAGTAAATTGATTATAATTTAATTTATTTTCAACGCCCTTATTTTCATAAGGGCTTTTCTTTATGAAAAAGATTTTTTTCTTTCTTCTTTATCTTTCTTTTTTTTCATTCGAGGTTCATTCCCAAAACATCGATGAAAAGATTAGCGAAAACTTTTATGCAGGGTATAATTATATCTATACAAATTATGATAGTGCCTCTCATTACTTTTTAGCTGCCCTTGAACTTGCCCAGGAATCTGGAGATATAGAAACACAAATACAGATTTTAGAATATCTGATTTTCACATCGGGTTATCATTATGAGCTGGAAAGATATTTTGTTTATTTAAACATAAATAACGGACTTTTGAACTCTGTTAATCCTGATTCCTTATCTACCGACTTACAAGTTTACAGGCAAAATCAACTTTTAAATGAAGGCAACTACTATTATAAAATCAAAGAGTACGAAAAATCAAAGTTGTCTTTCCAAAAGCTCTACAATGATCTTTCAACACAACAAACTGATAGCCTGAATAAACAAAAAGGGGAGACGCTTTTAAGTACATGTAATTTCCTCGCTTCGATCTATAAAAATACCGGTAAATACGAATTGTCTGACCAGTATTACGAAAAGGCCATAATGTTAATTAGAAACAACCCGGATATTGTTAAGAATGAGGAAGTCTCGATTGCAGCCACAAAACTACTTACCGCTCAGCTGTATGTTGAAATGGAAAAATATGATGAGGCAAATAATTTATTTGACGAAGTCATTAAAACTTATACAAAGATGTATAAGGATAAAAAAATGTTTAAAAACAACCTTATAACTGCTTATGATAAAACTGCTGGTAATTACTTAAAGCAGGAAAATTATAAAAAGGCACTTAATTATTTACAGCAAAGTGAAGAGATCTTAATTGATAAAGATCCCTTTTACAAAAAAATCTTAATGCTTTATGGGGATATATACTCAGAACTCAACGAAGATAAAAAAGCAATAAATTATTATGAAAAGGCATTAACTAAATACACTGAATATCACGATGGTAAACCTCATCAGGATATTTCATTAATTCACCTGAAGATAGCTGAGTATTATCTAAAGCGAGGAGAAATAACAAGAGGTATACAGTCCACTGAAAAAGCACTGAATACTATTACCAGTAATACAAAAAAAGAATACTCTCTCCCTGATCCCGGAGAAGTATATAGTAAACGACTTTATCTTGACCTACTTGAAATCAGGGTGAAATTGCTATTCTCAGATTATAAAAATAATAATAACCAAAAATCACTTAATCTGGCTAAGGAGTCTGCGAATGTTATTTTTAAAACTTTTGATCTGCTAAAAAAAGAATTTGATAGTAAAATCGACAAGCAGTACCTGGTTAATAAGGCTTTACCAATATTCCACGCAATAATTGAGTTGGGACATTCAGGTTATACCAAAGAAAACGACTATAGCTTTATGGAATTGGCTTTTACTGCTGCTGAAAAGAGTAAAGATCTTATACTCCTCGATGCGATTAGACAAACCAGAGCAATAAAATATGCAGAGGTACCTGAAAAAGTGATCAATAAAGAATCTATCTTCAGACAGAAAATATTAACACTTGAAAAAGAGCTATTTGATGAGAGGTCAGAAAAAAAGATTTCTGCACTTAATTCTCAATTAAATGAAATAAAACTAAAATATTACGATTACCTGGACAGCTTAAGAAATCATTATCCGCGTTATTATGACTTGAAATTTAACACCTCTGTGATAAACATAGAGAAGGTTCAAAAGGAGCTACTGGATGAAAATTCAGAGATGATTTATTATGTTTTGACAGAAGATCATATTTTCAGATTTACTATAAAGAAAGAAGCTGTTGATTTTGATAAAATTGTCCTTACCAAGGATTTCGAACGGAAAGTAAAAGAAGTTTATTCGTCTTTAACTTCTCCGTCAGTTGATGGCTTAACTAGTAGTGAAACAAATTTAATTAATGAACTAAGCAAAATACTTTTTCCGGAAGAAATCGAGGAAGAAAGGCTTACAGTAATCAGAGATGGGATTTTAAATTACCTCCCTTTTGAAGTTTTAAACAAAAACGGAAATGAGATTTTACTGAAAGATCATAGCGTCAGCTATTCAAACTCAGCTACTTCTTTGTATAGTTTAAAAAATGCAGAAAGGGATAAAAAAGAAAATAAAATACTGGCTTTTGCACCATCCTTTAATTACGAAAAAGATGGATTTATTTCATTAATTTATAATGAAGAAGAGATAGAAAATATAAGTCAGTTTTTCCCATCAACTCTTTATACCGGTGACGAAGCTGATCTACCCAATTTCCGTTCCCATGTAAATAATTATCGAATCATCCATTTTGCGACTCATGCTTCGGCAAATGATCTGTACCCGGATTATAGTTACCTGGTATTTAGCAAAAGCGATAGTAGTGAGAACACCCTTTTCATAAAAGACCTTTACAATATGAATATAGATGTCGAAATGGCCACTCTTAGTGCTTGCCAGACAGGAATAGGAAAATTGGAAAAAGGTGAAGGAATGATCAGTCTCTCCAAAGGATTCTATTATGCGGGAGTACGATCTCTGGTCAATTCCCTATGGAAGATCAATGACAGGTCAACCTCTGTGATAATGGAATATTTTTATGAAGAGCTCGAGGATGGAAAAACTAAAGATGTTGCTTTAAAAAATGCTAAATTAAGATATCTTGAATCGACCTCTGATCCTGCTTTAAA encodes the following:
- a CDS encoding zinc-dependent peptidase; amino-acid sequence: MSDTLEFLLFGFLILVFIALPVILLFSMVFSVIRSTLIYFFPTLVNFFLIVYKLPVHRKKILEKYFKYYNDLPDEKLKEEFRKRVQRFIALKQFIPRGGLTEVSEEMKVLIAASAIQITFGYPSVYFKHFSRILIYPDNYYSTITGKYHKGEVNLRGLIVLSWKNFVEGYMDHTDGINLGIHEMSHALKFENKIVNKEYNYIPESAIRRFKYIALREMALLKKIDSHLFRGYASTNYHEFFAVSIENFFEKPLELFEFDRDLYFAVAQLLNQDILNSKYRIN
- a CDS encoding methylated-DNA--[protein]-cysteine S-methyltransferase, which codes for MITIKSYQSPFGEIILGSYKEQLCLCDWKYRKMRTSIDSRIKKSLKSEFQPGDSQTINTATLQLDEYFQNKRVSFDLPLKMIGTDFQIDIWKKLMEIPYGETISYLELAEKAKNPKAIRAIASANGANSIALIIPCHRIIGSDGSMVGYAGGLKVKKELLKLEGVNFDHQMSLF
- a CDS encoding CHAT domain-containing protein; its protein translation is MKKIFFFLLYLSFFSFEVHSQNIDEKISENFYAGYNYIYTNYDSASHYFLAALELAQESGDIETQIQILEYLIFTSGYHYELERYFVYLNINNGLLNSVNPDSLSTDLQVYRQNQLLNEGNYYYKIKEYEKSKLSFQKLYNDLSTQQTDSLNKQKGETLLSTCNFLASIYKNTGKYELSDQYYEKAIMLIRNNPDIVKNEEVSIAATKLLTAQLYVEMEKYDEANNLFDEVIKTYTKMYKDKKMFKNNLITAYDKTAGNYLKQENYKKALNYLQQSEEILIDKDPFYKKILMLYGDIYSELNEDKKAINYYEKALTKYTEYHDGKPHQDISLIHLKIAEYYLKRGEITRGIQSTEKALNTITSNTKKEYSLPDPGEVYSKRLYLDLLEIRVKLLFSDYKNNNNQKSLNLAKESANVIFKTFDLLKKEFDSKIDKQYLVNKALPIFHAIIELGHSGYTKENDYSFMELAFTAAEKSKDLILLDAIRQTRAIKYAEVPEKVINKESIFRQKILTLEKELFDERSEKKISALNSQLNEIKLKYYDYLDSLRNHYPRYYDLKFNTSVINIEKVQKELLDENSEMIYYVLTEDHIFRFTIKKEAVDFDKIVLTKDFERKVKEVYSSLTSPSVDGLTSSETNLINELSKILFPEEIEEERLTVIRDGILNYLPFEVLNKNGNEILLKDHSVSYSNSATSLYSLKNAERDKKENKILAFAPSFNYEKDGFISLIYNEEEIENISQFFPSTLYTGDEADLPNFRSHVNNYRIIHFATHASANDLYPDYSYLVFSKSDSSENTLFIKDLYNMNIDVEMATLSACQTGIGKLEKGEGMISLSKGFYYAGVRSLVNSLWKINDRSTSVIMEYFYEELEDGKTKDVALKNAKLRYLESTSDPALKHPYYWAAFVSSGNQKEINDELPWITYLFAASIFVIVISYVTRKRIIRS